The DNA segment ACCTACGGGAGCCTCGCGGCCCGGATCGGCGCCTCGCGCGCGGCGATGCGGGCGGTGGGGGGCGCGGTGGGGGCCAACCCGCTGCTGATCGTGCGCCCCTGCCATCGGGTGATCGGGGCCGACGGCTCGCTCACCGGCTATGCGGGCGGCCTCGACCGCAAGCGGCACCTCCTCGCGCTGGAGCACAGCCTGCCGCCGATCCCCGCCTGACGGTCGCCGGCGCGCGGGAGCGTGAGCCGCCGACGACGGTCACGCCGACACCGGCTCACGCCGACACCGCCCCCAGCCACGCCGCCATGATCAGCAGGCCGGCGAAGAACTCGGTGAAGAGGCGCCAGCCGCCCGACCGCAGCACCGTCCTGGTCGCCGTCATCGCCTCGCCGTGCCTGCCGAGGCGGGCCCGCTCGGCCAGGTAGATGCCGGCGACGAAGCCGGGCAGCGCCCCCACCACGGGAACCACGCAGAACCCGATGAGCGCGCCGAGCCCGCCGCGCATCGCCAGCCGCTGAGTGAGCACGCCCTGTCTTCGGCGGCGCGGCGGAAGCTGCAGGCGCACCGCCTGGGCCACGAGCAGGACGAGGGTGGCACCGGCGAGCACCAGCAACGCGAGCGTCCTGCG comes from the Streptomyces sp. TS71-3 genome and includes:
- a CDS encoding DUF456 domain-containing protein; the protein is MGVWELLLVGVVMLLGLGGVLTPGVPGSWLVWAATLWWAFQDRRTLALLVLAGATLVLLVAQAVRLQLPPRRRRQGVLTQRLAMRGGLGALIGFCVVPVVGALPGFVAGIYLAERARLGRHGEAMTATRTVLRSGGWRLFTEFFAGLLIMAAWLGAVSA